Proteins encoded in a region of the Saccharothrix ecbatanensis genome:
- a CDS encoding TetR/AcrR family transcriptional regulator has product MGTARTPKDRWIEEGLRALAEGGPDAVRIEALAKALGVTKGGFYGYFTDRNALLEAVLDTWERRSTDDVLDRVEHDGGDAHAKIQRAGALTLSPDLLPADLAIRDWARRDEAVAERLRRVDNRRMDLLREMIGTFCADPDEVEARSLLAFCLRIGEHFLAADHGNRSRAEVRALAADLVLKRRPT; this is encoded by the coding sequence ATGGGCACCGCGCGCACGCCGAAGGACAGGTGGATCGAGGAGGGGCTGAGGGCACTGGCCGAGGGCGGTCCGGACGCGGTGCGGATCGAGGCGCTCGCCAAAGCGCTGGGCGTGACCAAGGGCGGGTTCTACGGGTACTTCACCGACCGCAACGCCCTGCTGGAGGCCGTGCTGGACACCTGGGAACGCCGCAGCACCGACGACGTGCTGGACCGCGTCGAACACGACGGCGGGGACGCCCACGCGAAGATCCAGCGCGCCGGCGCCCTCACCCTGTCGCCCGACCTGCTGCCCGCCGACCTGGCGATCCGCGACTGGGCACGCCGGGACGAGGCCGTCGCCGAACGCCTGCGCCGCGTGGACAACCGGCGCATGGACCTGCTGCGCGAGATGATCGGCACGTTCTGCGCCGACCCGGACGAGGTCGAGGCCCGCAGCCTGCTGGCGTTCTGCCTGCGGATAGGCGAGCACTTCCTGGCAGCCGACCACGGCAACCGCTCCCGCGCGGAAGTCCGGGCCCTCGCCGCCGACCTCGTCCTGAAGCGCCGACCGACCTGA
- a CDS encoding CBM35 domain-containing protein, translating to MLSKLSKRGLAAVTTTVMVASLITLWSTAAPAAPAVLEAESAALSGGARVESEHAGYSGAGYVGGFVDANRGNAKATFATNATAGQNTLTLRYANGTGSTRTLTLSVNGSARQVSLPATSGWASWGAVRQSVPLNAAGNSIAVSYGTGDTGNVNLDNITIESAPVSSGDLEAESAQLSGGARVESEHSGYTGSGYVGGFIDANRGTATATFTATSGSAGNSELTLRYANGTGSTRSLSVSVNGVVRQVSLPATSSWGTWGTATAAVTLNAGANTIAVSYGTADNGNVNLDNIKLSTAAPTTTTTTTTNPPGPAGSYELETGFLSGGAAVTTSPSGATGAGSVNLPGNGARVIRSVNQTSAGNATITLRHNNSSTRTVTLYINGIRGPQLSLSGGSGWRTTTHSAALRSGLNLMGYHVTSGDNGGVQLDNIAVTDTAGLAARGATVPYTTYETDSGTGTRISGRAYTTEAAEASGRTAMKLTGTGQYVQVTLTKPANAITVRAGLPDDASGNGTTAPLAVYAGGAKVRDVTLTSKYSWMYGDYPFTAGPGGARPHRYFDDSRVLLPRTYPAGTVLRLAKDTNATSHITVDLVEAEVVDGPTTAPAGYLSISDHGARADDGADDSAAIRSAVAAARGTTARGVWIPAGRFDLTSLVQVSGVDVRGAGIWHTVLLGANRRGGFYVNGADTTLADFTFDGDVTTRDPDGAPSSDAFIEGEFGAGSLIFNVASNHAKVGLWIKQADGLLASGMRIRNTMADGLNINGNTTNVRVEQSDFRNTGDDALAMWSWEAAGTVSRSVFAFNTIALPILANGVAIYGGTDNRAEDNLITDTVFNGAGVMVSTWHASMPFNGTTTVQRNTLTRTGTRNWDWHTHTGAIWLFAERSDITGAVVLRDLEVNDSNYHGLLLSWNKAVNNLTVANVRINGTGGATESFDDGGGTVTNANSHGIHFNLVSGAGRFDGVTVSGLKGTGSRGMVNDENRYTVQRGSGNSGW from the coding sequence ATGTTGAGCAAGCTCTCCAAGAGAGGACTCGCGGCAGTCACCACGACGGTGATGGTCGCCTCTCTGATCACCCTGTGGAGCACGGCTGCCCCCGCGGCGCCGGCCGTGCTCGAAGCCGAGTCGGCCGCGCTCTCCGGCGGTGCCCGCGTCGAGTCCGAGCACGCCGGCTACTCCGGCGCCGGCTACGTGGGCGGCTTCGTCGACGCCAACCGCGGCAACGCCAAGGCGACCTTCGCCACCAACGCCACGGCCGGCCAGAACACCCTGACCCTGCGCTACGCCAACGGCACCGGCTCGACACGCACCCTGACCCTGTCGGTCAACGGCAGCGCCCGTCAGGTCTCCCTGCCCGCCACCTCCGGCTGGGCCTCGTGGGGCGCCGTGCGCCAGAGCGTGCCGCTCAACGCCGCCGGCAACTCCATCGCCGTGTCCTACGGCACCGGCGACACCGGCAACGTCAACCTGGACAACATCACCATCGAGTCGGCACCCGTCTCCTCCGGCGACCTCGAAGCGGAGTCGGCCCAGCTGTCCGGCGGCGCCCGCGTCGAGTCCGAGCACTCCGGTTACACCGGCAGTGGCTACGTGGGCGGCTTCATCGACGCCAACCGGGGCACGGCGACGGCCACGTTCACCGCTACCAGCGGCAGCGCCGGGAACAGCGAGCTGACGCTGCGCTACGCCAACGGCACCGGCTCGACACGCTCCCTGTCCGTGTCGGTCAACGGCGTCGTCCGGCAGGTGTCGCTGCCCGCCACCTCGTCCTGGGGCACGTGGGGCACCGCGACCGCGGCGGTGACCCTCAACGCCGGCGCGAACACGATCGCGGTCTCCTACGGCACCGCCGACAACGGCAACGTCAACCTGGACAACATCAAGCTGTCCACCGCCGCACCGACCACCACGACCACGACGACGACCAACCCGCCGGGACCTGCCGGTTCCTACGAACTGGAGACCGGGTTCCTGTCCGGCGGCGCGGCGGTGACCACCAGCCCGTCCGGCGCCACGGGCGCAGGTTCGGTGAACCTGCCCGGCAACGGCGCGCGCGTCATCCGCAGCGTCAACCAGACCAGCGCGGGCAACGCCACCATCACCCTGCGCCACAACAACTCCTCCACACGCACGGTGACCCTGTACATCAACGGCATCAGGGGACCGCAGCTGTCGCTGTCAGGCGGCAGCGGCTGGCGCACCACAACCCACAGCGCGGCACTGCGCTCGGGGTTGAACCTCATGGGCTACCACGTCACGAGCGGCGACAACGGCGGCGTCCAGCTCGACAACATCGCGGTCACCGACACCGCGGGCCTGGCCGCACGCGGCGCGACCGTGCCCTACACCACCTACGAGACCGACAGCGGCACCGGAACCCGCATCTCCGGCCGCGCCTACACCACCGAGGCCGCCGAGGCGTCGGGCCGCACCGCCATGAAGCTCACCGGCACCGGCCAGTACGTGCAGGTCACGCTGACCAAGCCCGCCAACGCCATCACCGTGCGCGCCGGCCTGCCCGACGACGCCTCGGGCAACGGCACCACCGCACCACTGGCGGTGTACGCGGGCGGAGCCAAGGTCCGCGACGTCACGCTGACCTCCAAGTACAGCTGGATGTACGGCGACTACCCCTTCACCGCGGGCCCCGGCGGCGCGCGACCGCACCGCTACTTCGACGACTCGCGCGTCCTGCTGCCCCGGACCTACCCCGCGGGCACGGTGCTGCGCCTGGCCAAGGACACCAACGCGACCAGCCACATCACCGTGGACCTGGTCGAGGCCGAGGTCGTCGACGGCCCGACCACCGCGCCGGCCGGCTACCTCAGCATCTCCGACCACGGCGCACGGGCCGACGACGGCGCCGACGACAGCGCCGCCATCCGATCGGCCGTCGCCGCCGCCCGGGGCACCACCGCCCGCGGCGTCTGGATCCCGGCCGGCCGGTTCGACCTCACCAGCCTGGTCCAGGTGAGCGGCGTCGACGTGCGCGGCGCCGGGATCTGGCACACCGTGCTGCTGGGCGCCAACCGCCGCGGCGGGTTCTACGTCAACGGCGCCGACACCACGCTGGCCGACTTCACCTTCGACGGCGACGTCACCACCCGGGACCCCGACGGAGCGCCCAGCTCGGACGCGTTCATCGAGGGCGAGTTCGGCGCCGGGTCGCTGATCTTCAACGTGGCGAGCAACCACGCGAAGGTCGGCCTGTGGATCAAGCAGGCCGACGGCCTGCTCGCCTCGGGCATGCGCATCCGCAACACGATGGCCGACGGTCTCAACATCAACGGCAACACCACCAACGTCCGCGTCGAGCAGAGCGACTTCCGCAACACCGGCGACGACGCGTTGGCCATGTGGTCGTGGGAGGCTGCGGGCACCGTCAGCCGCAGCGTGTTCGCCTTCAACACGATCGCCCTGCCCATCCTGGCCAACGGCGTCGCCATCTACGGTGGCACCGACAACCGCGCCGAGGACAACCTGATCACCGACACCGTGTTCAACGGCGCCGGCGTCATGGTGTCCACCTGGCACGCGTCCATGCCGTTCAACGGCACGACCACCGTGCAGCGCAACACCCTCACCCGCACCGGCACCCGCAACTGGGACTGGCACACCCACACCGGCGCGATCTGGCTGTTCGCCGAACGATCCGACATCACCGGCGCGGTCGTGCTGCGCGACCTGGAGGTCAACGACAGCAACTACCACGGCCTGCTGCTGAGCTGGAACAAGGCGGTGAACAACCTGACGGTCGCCAACGTCAGGATCAACGGCACCGGCGGCGCCACCGAGTCCTTCGACGACGGCGGCGGAACCGTGACCAACGCCAATTCGCACGGCATCCACTTCAACCTCGTCTCCGGCGCCGGCCGCTTCGACGGTGTGACCGTCTCCGGGCTCAAGGGCACGGGAAGCCGCGGGATGGTCAACGACGAGAACCGGTACACCGTCCAGCGCGGCAGCGGCAACTCCGGTTGGTGA
- a CDS encoding LacI family DNA-binding transcriptional regulator: MRVTLKDIARAAGVSIMTVSNVINGKHDRVSAETVERVRRIVAELGYVPNGSARSLAANSSRLIGLLVPAESEVSLTISPHNIAIVGQIERRLRQRGYHLLLRGVSDTAEIGEALRSWSLDGAVLLGFLDEEIDRLRRRVTGATPVLAIDSYSDNPLTTGVRTDDFTGAHLATSHLLSSGHRRIVFAAPSFTDVGVVHERFLGFHAALRDAGVSPQDCPTETANTTHDDGVELGRRLLASHPRATAVFATADILAIGIIEGLHDIGVPVPERVSVVGFDDLDISAYITPKLTTVAQDIVGKATHAVDRLLDLAEGGNHHTEPLVLDVRLVVRNSTAVPQPTATDN; encoded by the coding sequence GTGCGGGTGACCCTGAAGGACATCGCCAGGGCGGCGGGCGTGAGCATCATGACGGTGTCGAACGTGATCAACGGCAAGCACGATCGCGTGTCGGCCGAGACGGTCGAGCGGGTGCGCCGGATCGTCGCCGAGCTCGGCTACGTGCCCAACGGTTCCGCACGCAGCCTGGCCGCCAACAGTTCCCGCCTCATCGGGCTGCTGGTGCCCGCCGAGAGCGAGGTCAGCCTCACCATCTCCCCGCACAACATCGCCATCGTCGGCCAGATCGAGCGCCGGCTCCGCCAGCGCGGCTACCACCTCCTGCTGCGCGGAGTCTCCGACACCGCCGAGATCGGCGAGGCGCTGCGGTCGTGGAGCCTGGACGGGGCCGTGCTGCTCGGCTTCCTCGACGAGGAGATCGACCGCCTGCGCCGCCGCGTCACCGGAGCGACACCGGTGCTGGCCATCGACAGCTACTCCGACAACCCGTTGACCACCGGGGTGCGCACCGACGACTTCACCGGCGCCCACCTGGCCACCTCACACCTGCTGTCCTCGGGGCATCGGCGGATCGTGTTCGCCGCGCCGTCGTTCACCGATGTCGGCGTCGTCCACGAACGCTTCCTCGGCTTCCACGCGGCACTGCGGGACGCCGGGGTGTCCCCGCAGGACTGTCCGACGGAGACCGCCAACACCACGCACGACGACGGTGTCGAACTGGGCAGGCGCCTGCTCGCCAGCCACCCCCGGGCGACCGCGGTGTTCGCCACCGCGGACATCCTCGCGATCGGCATCATCGAAGGCTTGCACGACATCGGCGTTCCCGTGCCGGAGCGGGTCTCGGTCGTCGGGTTCGACGACCTGGACATCAGCGCCTACATCACACCCAAGCTCACCACCGTCGCGCAGGACATCGTCGGCAAGGCGACCCACGCCGTCGACCGCCTCCTCGACCTCGCCGAAGGCGGGAACCACCACACCGAACCGCTGGTCCTCGACGTCCGACTCGTCGTGCGCAACTCCACCGCCGTCCCGCAACCGACAGCCACCGACAACTGA
- a CDS encoding carbohydrate ABC transporter permease, giving the protein MSTLVFLLPLLLVFGVFSWAPIVQSVVMSFQRTNLVGPVEFVGLDNFAQVLSDPLLWTALRNTVWFAVLALLFGYPLPLLAAVLISEVRHRKGLFSALAYLPVVIPPVVAVLLWKFFYDAGPTGVFNTVLGWVGLGPWQWLQNPGSAMPALVLEATWAAAGGTVIIYLAALAGVPADLYEAAEIDGSGIWRKVWHVTLPRLRGVLLVTFILQIIGTAQVFLEPFLFTGGGPANSTTTLLLLIYDYAFADSLGGDYGAATALSIMLAAVLALFSTAYFRLTRSWSAS; this is encoded by the coding sequence TTGAGCACCCTGGTTTTCCTGCTGCCCCTGCTGCTGGTGTTCGGGGTCTTCTCGTGGGCGCCGATCGTGCAGTCGGTGGTGATGAGCTTCCAGCGCACCAACCTGGTCGGGCCCGTCGAGTTCGTCGGCCTGGACAACTTCGCCCAGGTGCTGTCGGACCCGCTGCTGTGGACCGCGTTGCGCAACACGGTGTGGTTCGCGGTGCTGGCGCTGCTGTTCGGCTACCCGCTGCCGCTGCTGGCCGCGGTGCTGATCAGCGAAGTCCGCCACCGCAAGGGGCTGTTCAGCGCGTTGGCCTACCTGCCGGTGGTGATCCCGCCGGTGGTCGCGGTGCTGCTGTGGAAGTTCTTCTACGACGCCGGTCCGACCGGGGTGTTCAACACGGTGTTGGGCTGGGTCGGGCTCGGGCCGTGGCAGTGGTTGCAGAACCCGGGCAGCGCGATGCCCGCGCTGGTGCTGGAAGCCACGTGGGCCGCCGCCGGCGGCACGGTGATCATCTACCTGGCCGCGCTGGCCGGGGTGCCCGCCGACCTGTACGAGGCGGCGGAGATCGACGGCTCGGGGATCTGGCGCAAGGTCTGGCACGTCACGCTGCCACGGCTGCGCGGCGTGCTGCTGGTGACGTTCATCCTCCAGATCATCGGCACCGCGCAGGTGTTCCTGGAACCGTTCCTGTTCACCGGCGGCGGTCCCGCGAACTCGACCACCACCCTGCTGCTGCTGATCTACGACTACGCCTTCGCGGACAGCCTCGGCGGCGACTACGGCGCGGCCACCGCGTTGAGCATCATGCTCGCGGCCGTCCTGGCGCTGTTCTCCACCGCGTACTTCCGGCTGACGAGATCCTGGAGCGCGTCGTGA
- a CDS encoding glycoside hydrolase family 76 protein, which produces MLNIVVQASLLLSLMTVPGTSATAPPEPASAPPPPAVALCDSYCDDRDPFLPPSAHRSRTRPTTAAAPPTVLAPICNIHCDGRDPALSAGERVAQSVPAGTRRVALHFDSTETMGWAVISGGGQGDSVWLDRSYDAGVTWEPKLGSTTTPAGYGGWRTLMHNVDDWAGLRVGLLRACVQSAGSSTIACTSWHRTTWNAWDRRTAAATALMQRYNLSTGLFDTTGWWNAANALNAIIDNARVSGMGSYRYAIARTFDLNRTAWAGNFINEYNDDVAWWGLTWIAAYDLTGDRRYLDTARIDADHIHRYWDHTCGGGIWWTSSRTYKNAIANSLYVQLNAALHNRLPGDTTYVQRAREGWRWFESSGMINSSNLVNDGLVTSTCRNNGQTPWSYNQGVPPAALTELHRATGDPAYLTRARTLANASTTSPALNPGGIVFDDGGGGDVPSFKGAFVRGLGQLNQALPDRPYTAYLKRQADTAHARDRSSSDSYDQPWAGPFQRSDAARQHSAVDLMNAAS; this is translated from the coding sequence ATGCTGAACATCGTCGTCCAAGCATCCCTGCTGCTGTCGTTGATGACCGTTCCCGGCACATCGGCCACCGCACCACCGGAACCGGCCTCCGCGCCGCCGCCACCGGCAGTCGCGCTCTGCGACAGCTACTGCGACGACCGGGATCCGTTCCTGCCGCCCAGCGCGCACCGGTCCCGCACCCGGCCGACAACGGCGGCGGCACCGCCCACCGTCCTCGCCCCGATCTGCAACATCCACTGCGACGGGCGCGATCCCGCGCTGTCAGCGGGGGAGCGGGTCGCCCAGTCCGTGCCCGCCGGAACCCGCCGGGTCGCGCTGCACTTCGACAGCACCGAGACCATGGGCTGGGCGGTGATCAGCGGCGGCGGTCAGGGCGACTCGGTCTGGCTGGACCGCTCCTACGACGCCGGCGTGACGTGGGAACCGAAGCTCGGCTCGACCACGACACCGGCGGGCTACGGCGGCTGGCGAACGCTCATGCACAACGTGGACGACTGGGCCGGCCTGCGCGTCGGGCTGCTGCGGGCCTGCGTCCAGTCCGCCGGGTCGTCGACCATCGCCTGCACGAGCTGGCACCGCACCACCTGGAACGCCTGGGACCGCCGCACCGCCGCGGCCACCGCCCTGATGCAGCGGTACAACCTGAGCACCGGCCTGTTCGACACCACCGGCTGGTGGAACGCCGCCAACGCGCTCAACGCGATCATCGACAACGCGCGGGTGAGCGGCATGGGGTCCTACCGCTATGCCATCGCCCGCACCTTCGACCTCAACCGCACCGCCTGGGCCGGCAACTTCATCAACGAGTACAACGACGACGTCGCCTGGTGGGGGCTGACGTGGATCGCCGCCTACGACCTGACCGGCGACCGCCGCTACCTCGACACCGCCCGCATCGACGCCGACCACATCCACCGCTACTGGGACCACACTTGCGGCGGTGGCATCTGGTGGACCTCGAGCCGGACCTACAAGAACGCCATCGCCAATTCGCTGTACGTCCAGCTCAACGCCGCTCTGCACAACCGGCTGCCCGGTGACACGACCTACGTGCAGCGCGCCCGGGAGGGCTGGCGGTGGTTCGAGAGCAGCGGGATGATCAACAGCTCGAACCTGGTCAACGACGGCCTGGTCACGTCGACGTGCCGCAACAACGGCCAAACGCCGTGGAGCTACAACCAGGGCGTGCCGCCGGCCGCGCTGACCGAGTTGCACCGCGCCACCGGCGACCCGGCGTACCTCACGCGGGCGCGGACCCTGGCCAACGCCTCGACCACCAGTCCCGCGCTCAACCCGGGCGGGATCGTGTTCGACGACGGCGGCGGCGGTGACGTCCCGTCGTTCAAGGGCGCCTTCGTGCGGGGCCTCGGTCAGTTGAACCAGGCGCTGCCGGACCGCCCGTACACCGCGTACCTCAAGCGGCAGGCGGACACGGCCCACGCGCGCGACCGCTCCAGCAGCGACTCCTACGACCAGCCGTGGGCCGGGCCGTTCCAGCGCAGCGACGCGGCCCGCCAGCACAGCGCGGTGGACCTGATGAACGCCGCGAGCTGA
- a CDS encoding carbohydrate ABC transporter permease, with translation MNRGLVSPTEWATTRTRLVLRTLQGLLLGALLLTGLGPVLWLAKAAVTPTQDTLRTPLSVFPHGFDLSNLATAWTRVEIDKYFLNTVWLAAGSWAVQLVVATTAGYALAVLRPRYGGLITGVVLATLFVPSIVLLVPLYLTVVDTGMINTFWAVWLPAGASAFNVVLVQRFFASLPREVFEAARVDGAGPFRIFWSVVLPLSRPIIGVVSVFAVVASWKDFLWPMLVLPDPAVQPLSVRLPALQRYVELDVFLAALAISSIIPIALFLVFQRLFLSGGALEGAVKG, from the coding sequence GTGAACCGAGGTCTGGTCTCGCCCACCGAGTGGGCGACCACCCGCACCCGGCTGGTGCTGCGCACACTCCAAGGGCTGCTGCTCGGCGCTCTCCTGCTCACGGGCCTGGGGCCCGTGCTGTGGCTGGCCAAGGCCGCCGTCACGCCCACCCAGGACACGCTGCGCACGCCGCTGTCGGTGTTCCCCCACGGCTTCGACCTGTCCAACCTGGCCACGGCGTGGACCCGCGTGGAGATCGACAAGTACTTCCTCAACACGGTGTGGCTCGCCGCCGGCTCGTGGGCGGTGCAGCTGGTGGTGGCCACCACCGCCGGGTACGCGCTGGCCGTGCTGCGGCCCCGCTACGGCGGCCTGATCACCGGCGTGGTGCTGGCGACGCTGTTCGTCCCCTCGATCGTGCTGCTGGTGCCGCTGTACCTGACGGTGGTCGACACCGGCATGATCAACACGTTCTGGGCGGTGTGGCTGCCGGCCGGCGCGAGCGCGTTCAACGTCGTCCTCGTGCAGCGGTTCTTCGCGAGCCTGCCTCGCGAGGTGTTCGAGGCGGCCAGGGTCGACGGCGCCGGGCCGTTCCGGATCTTCTGGTCGGTGGTGCTGCCGCTGTCGCGGCCCATCATCGGCGTGGTGTCGGTGTTCGCTGTCGTCGCCAGTTGGAAGGACTTCCTCTGGCCCATGCTGGTGCTGCCCGACCCCGCGGTGCAGCCGCTGTCCGTGCGCCTGCCCGCACTCCAGCGCTACGTGGAACTCGACGTCTTCCTCGCCGCCCTGGCGATCTCGTCGATCATTCCCATCGCGCTGTTCCTGGTGTTCCAACGACTGTTCCTGAGCGGCGGCGCGCTGGAGGGCGCGGTCAAGGGATGA
- a CDS encoding glycoside hydrolase family 13 protein produces MDSPVADRPWWRGAVIYQIYPRSFADSNGDGTGDLNGVRDRLPHLRDLGVDAIWFTPWYASPLADGGYDVADYRAIDPAFGTLADAEELIADAARMGIRTIVDVVPNHVSSEHEWFKAALAAGPGSPERERFWFREGRGEHGELPPTDWVSSFAGGTWTRVPDGQWYLHLFAPEQPDLNWNHPDVRREHEDVLRFWFDRGVAGIRVDSASMPVKDPALPEVPQTYEAGGHPFIDRDELHDIYRGWRGVADSYSEPRVLVGEIWLDDQQRFARYLRADEMHSAFNFDFMGRPWEAKELRESIQSTLDAHAPVGAPPTWVLSNHDVTRPVTRYGREDSSFSFATKRFGTPTDLALGERRARAAALLTAALPGALYVYQGDELGLPEVEDLPLEALQDPMHFRSGRTDPGRDGCRVPLPWTRSGHSFGFSPDGSGAPAWLPQPAAGWGERSVEAQDRDPRSMLALYRATLALRRSEPGLCGERFSWLDSTEDVLAFTRDDVVCVVNLGTAPVPLPDHHEVLLTSVDLDGDHLPADAAAWLRA; encoded by the coding sequence ATGGACAGCCCAGTGGCAGACCGGCCGTGGTGGCGCGGCGCGGTGATCTACCAGATCTACCCGCGCAGCTTCGCCGACTCGAACGGCGACGGCACCGGCGACCTCAACGGCGTCCGAGACAGGCTGCCCCACCTGCGCGACCTGGGCGTGGACGCGATCTGGTTCACCCCGTGGTACGCCTCGCCGCTGGCCGACGGCGGCTACGACGTGGCCGACTACCGGGCCATCGACCCGGCGTTCGGCACGCTGGCCGACGCCGAGGAGCTGATCGCGGACGCCGCCCGGATGGGCATCCGCACGATCGTCGACGTCGTTCCGAACCACGTCTCCAGCGAGCACGAGTGGTTCAAGGCGGCGCTGGCGGCCGGGCCCGGTTCGCCGGAACGGGAGCGTTTCTGGTTCCGCGAAGGCCGGGGCGAGCACGGCGAGCTGCCGCCGACGGACTGGGTGTCGAGCTTCGCGGGCGGCACCTGGACGCGGGTGCCGGACGGCCAGTGGTACCTGCACCTGTTCGCACCCGAACAGCCGGACCTGAACTGGAACCACCCGGACGTGCGGCGCGAGCACGAGGACGTGCTGCGGTTCTGGTTCGACCGGGGCGTGGCGGGCATCCGGGTCGACTCGGCGTCGATGCCGGTCAAGGACCCGGCGCTGCCCGAGGTGCCGCAGACCTACGAGGCGGGCGGGCACCCGTTCATCGACCGCGACGAGCTGCACGACATCTACCGCGGCTGGCGCGGGGTGGCCGACTCCTACTCCGAGCCGCGCGTGCTGGTGGGGGAGATCTGGCTGGACGACCAGCAGCGTTTCGCCCGCTACCTGCGTGCGGACGAGATGCACTCGGCGTTCAACTTCGACTTCATGGGCCGCCCGTGGGAGGCCAAGGAGCTGCGCGAGTCGATCCAGTCCACCTTGGACGCTCACGCCCCGGTCGGCGCGCCGCCCACGTGGGTGCTGTCCAACCACGACGTCACCCGCCCGGTGACCCGGTACGGCCGTGAGGACAGCTCGTTCTCCTTCGCCACCAAGCGGTTCGGCACGCCGACCGACCTGGCACTCGGGGAGCGACGGGCCCGCGCGGCGGCGCTGCTGACCGCGGCGCTGCCCGGCGCGCTGTACGTCTACCAGGGCGACGAGCTGGGACTGCCGGAGGTGGAGGACCTGCCGCTGGAGGCGTTGCAGGATCCCATGCACTTCCGCTCCGGTCGCACCGATCCCGGGCGCGACGGGTGCCGCGTGCCGTTGCCGTGGACCCGCTCAGGTCACTCGTTCGGGTTCAGCCCGGACGGGTCGGGCGCCCCTGCCTGGCTGCCGCAGCCGGCCGCCGGGTGGGGCGAGCGCTCGGTGGAGGCGCAGGACCGGGACCCGCGTTCCATGCTGGCCCTCTACCGGGCAACCCTGGCCCTGCGTCGGTCCGAACCCGGGCTGTGCGGGGAGCGCTTCTCCTGGTTGGACAGCACCGAGGACGTGCTGGCCTTCACCCGCGACGACGTCGTGTGCGTCGTCAACCTCGGCACCGCGCCGGTGCCGCTGCCCGACCACCACGAGGTGCTGCTGACCAGCGTCGACCTCGACGGTGACCACCTGCCCGCCGACGCCGCCGCCTGGCTGCGTGCCTGA
- a CDS encoding ABC transporter substrate-binding protein — MKSSAARPLLTRLTTAAIVLPLVLTACGSDPDDQVGADGKVVITVAMDAGLEKAAIDAFTKRAEQFEAANTDVDVRTREYTWTAASFTAQLAGGTIPDVFTVPFTDGRGLIERKQIADVSEQVAKLPYASSLNPNVAKAGQAADGKQWAVPIAAYGQALHYNRTLFTQAGLDPDKPPTTWAEVRSAAKQITERTGQTGYAQMTSGNTGGWILTTLDYAFGGRIEKITGDQAEATVDTPEMTGVLDTLRAMRWEDNSMGANFLYDWAGINQDFAAGRIGMYVSGGGNYGNLVTQNGLKAEDYGVAALPLADKPDAGVLGGGTLAVVSPKIGERSKEAAVKWIDFYYMGKLTDQEAAVADAKTLAETNQPVGVPALPVVDRATYDKQQEWTRQYVNVPLDQMTPYTSKMFDQPLVTEPTRSTQDVYKILDQTVQTLLTDQAADVPALLAKADAEVQAQIGRG, encoded by the coding sequence ATGAAGTCCTCCGCCGCAAGGCCACTGCTGACCAGACTGACGACCGCGGCGATCGTGCTGCCCTTGGTCCTGACCGCGTGCGGTTCCGATCCCGACGACCAGGTGGGCGCCGACGGCAAGGTCGTCATCACCGTCGCGATGGACGCGGGCCTGGAGAAGGCCGCGATCGACGCGTTCACCAAGCGCGCCGAGCAGTTCGAGGCCGCGAACACCGACGTCGACGTCCGCACCCGGGAGTACACCTGGACCGCCGCGTCGTTCACCGCCCAGCTCGCCGGCGGCACCATCCCCGACGTGTTCACCGTGCCGTTCACCGACGGCCGGGGCCTGATCGAGCGCAAGCAGATCGCCGACGTCAGCGAGCAGGTCGCCAAACTGCCCTACGCCTCCTCGCTGAACCCGAACGTGGCTAAGGCGGGCCAGGCCGCCGACGGCAAGCAGTGGGCGGTGCCGATCGCCGCCTACGGCCAGGCGCTGCACTACAACCGCACGCTGTTCACCCAGGCCGGACTGGACCCGGACAAGCCGCCCACGACGTGGGCCGAGGTGCGCTCCGCGGCCAAGCAGATCACCGAGCGCACCGGCCAGACCGGGTACGCCCAGATGACCTCGGGCAACACCGGCGGCTGGATCCTCACCACGCTCGACTACGCCTTCGGCGGCCGCATCGAGAAGATCACCGGCGACCAGGCCGAGGCCACCGTGGACACCCCGGAGATGACCGGGGTGCTCGACACCCTGCGCGCCATGCGCTGGGAGGACAACAGCATGGGCGCGAACTTCCTCTACGACTGGGCGGGAATCAACCAGGACTTCGCCGCCGGCCGCATCGGCATGTACGTCTCCGGCGGCGGCAACTACGGCAACCTCGTCACCCAGAACGGCCTCAAGGCCGAGGACTACGGCGTCGCCGCCCTGCCTCTGGCGGACAAGCCGGACGCGGGCGTGCTCGGCGGCGGCACGCTGGCCGTGGTGAGCCCGAAGATCGGCGAACGCAGCAAGGAAGCCGCCGTGAAGTGGATCGACTTCTACTACATGGGCAAGCTGACCGACCAAGAGGCGGCCGTCGCCGACGCCAAGACGCTGGCCGAGACCAACCAGCCCGTCGGCGTGCCGGCGCTGCCCGTGGTGGACCGCGCGACCTACGACAAGCAGCAGGAGTGGACCAGGCAGTACGTCAACGTGCCGTTGGACCAGATGACGCCGTACACGTCGAAGATGTTCGACCAGCCGCTGGTCACCGAGCCGACCCGGTCCACCCAGGACGTCTACAAGATCCTGGACCAGACGGTGCAGACGCTGCTCACCGACCAGGCCGCGGACGTGCCCGCCCTGCTGGCCAAGGCCGACGCCGAGGTGCAGGCCCAGATCGGCCGGGGCTGA